One Rosa chinensis cultivar Old Blush chromosome 5, RchiOBHm-V2, whole genome shotgun sequence genomic region harbors:
- the LOC112166853 gene encoding uncharacterized protein LOC112166853 translates to MVQKLEAIKGGGGSIRVGATGTVSSLMTRELDSIKVEPPMPIASSRIKHQTAPVSVPCGVPTPKKLPRKSSDEASSSGSSNHMNQRHPDIPQKLKTHLKTTSQIPMLDSHNIGMDKTPIRQKANKKGPNIVEVVDIKCGGSGRAWAGPVTNRLKKLSFSKLSESVV, encoded by the coding sequence ATGGTTCAGAAGCTTGAAGCTATAAAGGGTGGTGGAGGATCCATCAGGGTAGGGGCCACCGGGACAGTCAGTTCCCTAATGACAAGAGAACTAGACTCCATCAAGGTTGAACCTCCGATGCCTATAGCTTCTTCCCGAATTAAACATCAAACAGCTCCTGTTTCTGTTCCATGTGGTGTTCCTACTCCAAAAAAGCTACCAAGGAAGTCATCTGACGAAGCCAGCAGCAGTGGAAGCAGCAACCACATGAATCAGAGACACCCTGACATTCCCCAGAAACTGAAAACTCATCTGAAAACTACTAGTCAAATTCCGATGCTTGACTCTCATAATATTGGTATGGATAAAACTCCTATTAGGCAGAAAGCTAACAAGAAAGGACCTAATATCGTTGAAGTTGTGGACATCAAATGTGGGGGCTCGGGTAGAGCGTGGGCTGGCCCTGTAACGAATCGGCTCAAGAAGCTGAGCTTCTCAAAGCTCTCTGAGAGTGTTGTCTAA